In one Paraburkholderia megapolitana genomic region, the following are encoded:
- a CDS encoding flavin-containing monooxygenase codes for MNARTMPPDAAASIDTDVAIIGSGFAGLGMAIRLRQSGQTDFMIAEKADSVGGTWRDNHYPGCACDVQSHVYSFSFAPNPRWTRMFARQPEIRSYLEECTTRFGVQRHLRFGHELVSAIYDEASHRWQLRFANGQQWSARVLVSGMGGLSRAAMPNIPGIENFTGKSFHSQHWDHTYSLEGKRVAVIGTGASAIQFVPQIAPSVAKLELFQRTPPWIMPKADRAIKPIEQWLFKHLPFTQKIMRTGLYWMLESRVLGFAIHPSLMKTVQKVAERHLRRQVPDPKLRATLTPNYTIGCKRVLISNDYFPALSRPNVSVVTTGITRIESDAVVTDDGVRHPVDCVIYGTGFQISDPFPRGVVLGRDGVDIVDTWRDGVHAYLGSTLPGYPNFFMIVGPNTGLGHNSMVYMIESQVEYILRALQTMRTERAAAVEVRPQVERAYNEKIQKQLDRAIWSTGGCTSWYLDPRSGKNTTLWPGFTWRFRQATSSFSMGDYYAYAPTAAHDAKLAPVQDRNGVTATTASAEAT; via the coding sequence ATGAATGCGCGCACGATGCCTCCGGACGCCGCGGCGTCCATCGATACCGACGTTGCGATCATCGGTTCCGGCTTCGCCGGTCTCGGGATGGCGATCCGGCTGCGTCAGAGCGGCCAGACCGATTTCATGATCGCGGAGAAGGCCGATTCCGTCGGCGGTACGTGGCGCGACAATCACTATCCGGGCTGCGCCTGCGATGTGCAGTCACACGTCTACTCGTTCTCGTTTGCACCGAACCCGCGCTGGACGCGGATGTTCGCGCGCCAGCCGGAAATCCGCTCGTATCTGGAAGAATGCACGACGCGCTTCGGCGTGCAGCGCCATCTGCGCTTCGGTCACGAACTCGTCAGCGCGATCTACGATGAGGCGAGCCACCGCTGGCAGTTGCGCTTCGCAAACGGTCAGCAGTGGTCGGCGCGCGTGCTGGTGTCGGGCATGGGCGGCCTGTCGCGCGCGGCGATGCCGAACATTCCGGGTATCGAGAACTTCACGGGCAAATCCTTCCACTCGCAGCACTGGGACCACACGTATTCGCTGGAAGGCAAGCGCGTTGCAGTGATCGGCACCGGCGCCAGCGCGATCCAGTTCGTGCCGCAGATCGCACCGAGCGTTGCGAAGCTCGAACTGTTCCAGCGCACGCCGCCGTGGATCATGCCGAAGGCCGACCGCGCGATCAAACCGATCGAGCAGTGGCTCTTCAAGCATCTGCCGTTCACGCAAAAGATCATGCGCACGGGCCTCTACTGGATGCTCGAATCGCGCGTGCTCGGTTTCGCGATTCATCCGTCGCTGATGAAGACGGTGCAGAAGGTCGCCGAGCGGCATCTGCGCCGCCAGGTGCCCGATCCGAAACTGCGCGCGACGCTCACGCCGAACTACACGATCGGCTGCAAACGCGTGCTGATTTCGAACGACTACTTCCCGGCACTCTCGCGTCCCAACGTGTCGGTGGTGACGACCGGTATTACGCGCATCGAGTCCGATGCTGTAGTCACCGATGACGGCGTACGTCACCCGGTGGACTGCGTGATCTACGGCACGGGCTTCCAGATCTCCGATCCGTTCCCACGGGGCGTCGTGCTCGGTCGCGACGGCGTCGACATCGTCGATACGTGGCGCGACGGCGTGCATGCGTATCTCGGTAGCACCCTGCCCGGCTATCCGAACTTCTTCATGATCGTCGGTCCGAACACCGGCCTCGGTCATAACTCGATGGTGTACATGATCGAGTCGCAGGTCGAATACATCCTGCGCGCGCTGCAGACAATGCGTACCGAACGCGCGGCAGCCGTCGAAGTGCGACCGCAGGTCGAGCGCGCGTACAACGAGAAAATCCAGAAGCAGCTCGATCGTGCGATCTGGTCGACGGGCGGTTGCACGAGCTGGTACCTCGATCCGCGCAGCGGCAAGAACACGACACTGTGGCCGGGATTCACGTGGCGTTTCCGCCAGGCGACGAGCAGCTTCAGCATGGGCGACTACTACGCGTACGCGCCGACTGCGGCGCACGATGCAAAGCTCGCCCCGGTGCAGGACCGCAATGGCGTAACCGCCACGACGGCCTCCGCGGAAGCGACCTGA
- a CDS encoding MDR family MFS transporter: MNLDTTVSAPVASAPAHPPLRLLLSALLLVTLLSALDQTIVSTALPTIVGELGGLANLSWVVTAYILSSTVVVPLYGKFGDQFGRKIVLQAAIGVFLVGSVLCGLAQNMTQLILLRALQGLGGGGLLVVTMSAIADVVPPAGRGRYQGLFAGVFALATIVGPLLGGFLVEHLSWRWIFYINVPLGLMSFAVIGAVFKPHVTQVRHTIDYMGAAFLTFALTGIILFTSQGGTILPWSSAQLWCTLVMGLISIGGFIYEERNAPEPIIPLELFRERTFLLSSLVNFIVGVALVGSVTFLPLYLQIVKGSTPTQAGMQMLPMMGGLLVMSAVIGRVISKIGKYRMFPITGTFLVSIALVLLATLKVDTPLHLMFLYTGLLGCGLGMVMQVLILAVQSAADPKHIGVATSGVTLARSIGGSIGAASFGAVFSNGVATRLQRLVPAGTELPHTLSPATIQQLPEALRNDYLQAFAGALHTVFFFAACFAVIAFVLTCLIEEKPLRAR; this comes from the coding sequence ATGAACCTCGATACCACCGTCTCCGCGCCCGTTGCCAGTGCGCCTGCCCACCCGCCGCTGCGCCTGCTGCTTTCGGCGCTGCTGCTGGTCACGCTGCTGTCCGCGCTCGACCAGACCATCGTGTCGACCGCGCTACCTACCATCGTCGGCGAACTGGGCGGGCTGGCCAACCTGTCGTGGGTCGTGACCGCCTACATCCTCTCGTCGACGGTCGTGGTGCCGCTGTACGGCAAGTTCGGCGATCAGTTCGGCCGCAAGATCGTGTTGCAGGCCGCGATCGGCGTCTTTCTCGTCGGCTCGGTGCTGTGCGGGCTCGCGCAGAACATGACGCAACTGATCCTGCTGCGCGCGCTGCAAGGTCTCGGCGGCGGCGGTCTGCTGGTGGTGACGATGTCGGCGATCGCCGACGTCGTGCCGCCAGCCGGACGCGGGCGCTATCAGGGGCTGTTCGCCGGTGTGTTCGCGCTTGCGACGATCGTCGGTCCGCTGCTCGGCGGCTTTCTCGTCGAGCATCTGTCGTGGCGCTGGATTTTCTATATCAACGTACCGCTGGGCCTGATGTCGTTCGCCGTGATCGGCGCGGTGTTCAAGCCGCACGTGACACAAGTCCGGCACACCATCGACTACATGGGCGCCGCGTTTCTCACGTTCGCGCTCACCGGCATCATTCTCTTCACGAGCCAGGGCGGCACGATCCTGCCGTGGTCGTCGGCGCAACTGTGGTGCACGCTGGTGATGGGGCTGATTTCGATCGGCGGCTTTATCTACGAAGAGCGCAACGCGCCGGAGCCGATCATCCCGCTCGAACTGTTTCGCGAGCGCACGTTTCTGCTCTCGAGCCTCGTCAACTTTATCGTCGGTGTCGCGCTGGTCGGCTCGGTGACGTTCCTGCCGCTGTATCTGCAGATCGTCAAGGGTTCGACGCCGACCCAGGCCGGCATGCAGATGCTGCCGATGATGGGTGGCCTGCTCGTGATGTCGGCCGTGATCGGCCGCGTGATCAGCAAGATCGGCAAGTACCGTATGTTCCCGATCACCGGCACGTTTCTGGTCAGCATCGCGCTGGTGCTGCTCGCCACGCTGAAGGTCGACACGCCGCTGCACCTGATGTTCCTGTACACGGGGCTGCTTGGCTGCGGTCTCGGGATGGTGATGCAGGTGCTGATACTCGCGGTGCAAAGCGCCGCCGATCCGAAGCACATCGGTGTCGCAACGTCGGGGGTGACGCTGGCCCGTTCGATCGGCGGCTCGATCGGTGCTGCGTCGTTTGGCGCGGTGTTCTCGAATGGCGTCGCCACACGGCTGCAACGGCTCGTGCCGGCCGGCACGGAACTACCCCACACGCTCAGCCCGGCGACGATCCAGCAGTTGCCCGAGGCGTTGCGCAACGACTACCTGCAGGCGTTCGCAGGCGCGCTGCACACGGTGTTTTTCTTCGCAGCCTGTTTCGCCGTCATTGCGTTCGTGCTGACGTGCCTGATCGAGGAGAAGCCGTTGCGGGCGCGGTGA
- a CDS encoding MerR family transcriptional regulator, whose amino-acid sequence MPKTPSPAVATPATPRNEYTVDELARVTDTTVRNVRAYQDRGLLSPPEKRGRVGVYDDTHVSRLKLINHLLARGYTLANIQDLIKAIDEGHDLRSILGLETAIGSSWSQERPKKYSLLELMQLFGGKASPTMLGKAIELGLLEREGLSFVARSPSTLAAGATMAREGVPTPDLLDALRVSRPHFNAIAKALVDLVVRRLDHYEAGALPPPADVPALVDAIWRIRPLSMVLVESEMNRALEEASGDYLGDRVAGIMEKLGHVHDGDSVTQVKPADPPKGRKK is encoded by the coding sequence ATGCCCAAGACGCCCTCTCCCGCCGTAGCGACGCCAGCCACGCCGCGCAACGAATACACCGTCGACGAACTCGCGCGTGTGACCGACACCACCGTGCGCAACGTGCGCGCCTATCAGGATCGCGGCCTGCTCTCGCCGCCGGAAAAACGCGGTCGTGTCGGCGTGTACGACGACACGCACGTTTCCCGCTTGAAGCTGATCAACCATTTGCTCGCACGCGGCTACACGCTCGCGAACATCCAGGACCTGATCAAGGCCATCGACGAAGGCCACGACCTGCGCTCGATCCTCGGGCTCGAAACGGCGATCGGCAGTAGCTGGTCGCAAGAACGGCCGAAGAAATACTCGTTGCTCGAACTCATGCAACTGTTCGGCGGCAAGGCTTCGCCGACGATGCTCGGCAAAGCGATCGAACTGGGATTGCTCGAACGCGAAGGCCTGTCGTTCGTCGCGCGCAGCCCGTCCACGCTCGCTGCCGGGGCGACGATGGCGCGCGAAGGCGTACCGACTCCCGACCTGCTCGACGCATTGCGCGTGTCACGCCCGCACTTCAACGCGATCGCCAAGGCGCTGGTCGATCTGGTGGTTCGCCGGCTGGACCACTACGAGGCCGGCGCGCTGCCGCCTCCCGCCGATGTCCCCGCACTCGTCGACGCTATCTGGCGTATCCGTCCGCTCAGCATGGTGCTCGTCGAAAGCGAGATGAATCGCGCGCTCGAGGAAGCATCGGGCGACTATCTCGGCGACCGCGTCGCCGGAATCATGGAGAAGCTGGGCCACGTGCACGACGGCGACTCCGTGACACAGGTCAAACCGGCGGACCCGCCCAAGGGCCGCAAGAAGTAG
- a CDS encoding quinone oxidoreductase family protein, which yields MGQRDAYQIGFEAYGDAGVLRMFSNPVPAPAAGEVQIRQTAVGVNFVDVYFRSGLYRLPQLPAVPGVEAAGVVEAVGLGVDGIQTGQRVVYGGMPPGSYTNLRNLPADRVLPVPDGISYETAAAALLRGVTSWMLLRRVRELKPGDTLLVHAAAGGLGLILVQWAKSLGARVIGTVGSREKAALALAHGLDQAVLYRDEDFVEAAREFGGGAGVDYAVDGIGGDTLRRTLGAVKPFGMVASVGQVAGEAAPVSLDELGPARSIALARPSVLGLMRDTVQYQRAARETLDRVAGGLHVEIGERLALQRAADAHRRMETGATTGSVILIP from the coding sequence ATGGGACAGCGTGACGCGTATCAGATCGGTTTCGAAGCCTATGGCGACGCGGGGGTGTTGCGGATGTTTTCGAATCCGGTGCCGGCGCCGGCCGCCGGCGAGGTGCAGATCCGGCAGACGGCCGTGGGCGTGAATTTCGTCGACGTCTACTTCCGCTCTGGTCTGTATCGTCTGCCGCAGTTGCCGGCCGTGCCTGGCGTCGAGGCGGCGGGCGTCGTGGAAGCGGTGGGGCTGGGTGTCGACGGCATCCAGACCGGCCAGCGCGTCGTGTATGGCGGCATGCCGCCCGGCAGCTATACGAATCTGCGCAACCTGCCGGCCGATCGTGTGCTGCCGGTGCCCGACGGCATCTCCTATGAAACGGCCGCCGCCGCGCTTTTGCGTGGTGTAACCAGCTGGATGCTGCTGCGGCGCGTACGCGAACTGAAGCCTGGCGACACGCTGCTCGTCCACGCGGCGGCGGGCGGCCTCGGACTCATTCTCGTGCAGTGGGCGAAATCGCTCGGTGCGCGCGTGATCGGGACGGTCGGGTCGCGCGAGAAGGCGGCGCTGGCGCTCGCGCACGGGCTCGATCAGGCGGTGCTGTATCGCGACGAGGATTTCGTCGAAGCAGCCCGTGAGTTTGGCGGCGGGGCGGGCGTCGACTACGCGGTGGATGGCATCGGTGGCGATACGCTGCGGCGTACGCTGGGTGCAGTGAAGCCGTTCGGAATGGTGGCGAGCGTCGGGCAGGTTGCCGGAGAGGCCGCGCCTGTTTCGCTCGACGAACTCGGCCCCGCACGTTCGATCGCCCTCGCGCGGCCGAGTGTGCTCGGCCTCATGCGTGACACGGTGCAGTACCAGCGCGCGGCACGCGAAACACTGGATCGCGTGGCAGGCGGTCTGCACGTCGAGATCGGCGAGCGCCTGGCGCTCCAGCGCGCGGCGGATGCACACCGGCGAATGGAAACCGGTGCGACGACGGGCTCGGTGATTCTGATTCCCTGA
- a CDS encoding DMT family transporter encodes MDKTTDGWLSGMIGVVIFSGSLPATRVAVQGLDPLFLTLARAAIAGVLALALLIVFREKRPARSDIVPLLIVALGVVVGFPLLTALALRHVTSAHAIVFIGLLPLATAIFGVLRGGERPQPAFWIFSALGSTAVVGFAARNGVTASLAGDTLMLAAIVACGLGYAEGARLSRHLGGWQVISWALVLSLPAMLPLAWWLRPASFDGVSHAALWGLAYVSLFSMLIGFVFWYRGLALGGIAGVGQLQLLQPFFGLVLAAGLLHEPVPPAMIAVTVAVVACVAGARRFARREPVRS; translated from the coding sequence ATGGACAAGACGACGGACGGTTGGCTCAGCGGCATGATTGGCGTGGTGATTTTCAGCGGCTCATTGCCGGCCACGCGCGTAGCAGTGCAGGGGCTGGACCCGCTGTTTCTGACGCTCGCGCGCGCCGCCATTGCCGGTGTGCTCGCCCTCGCGCTGCTAATCGTGTTTCGCGAAAAGCGGCCGGCGCGCAGCGACATCGTGCCGCTGCTGATCGTCGCACTGGGTGTCGTCGTCGGTTTTCCGCTGCTGACCGCGCTCGCGCTGCGTCATGTCACGTCGGCGCATGCGATCGTGTTCATCGGGCTGCTACCGCTCGCGACCGCGATCTTCGGCGTACTGCGCGGCGGCGAGCGGCCGCAGCCGGCCTTCTGGATTTTCTCGGCGCTCGGCAGTACGGCGGTCGTGGGGTTTGCGGCGCGCAACGGGGTGACGGCGTCGCTCGCCGGCGATACGTTGATGCTCGCGGCGATTGTCGCGTGCGGGCTCGGTTATGCGGAAGGCGCGCGGCTGTCGCGGCATCTGGGTGGCTGGCAGGTGATCTCGTGGGCGCTCGTCCTGTCGCTGCCGGCCATGCTGCCGCTCGCCTGGTGGCTACGGCCCGCCTCGTTCGACGGCGTCAGTCATGCCGCGCTGTGGGGCCTAGCGTATGTGTCGCTGTTCAGCATGCTGATCGGCTTCGTGTTCTGGTACCGCGGGCTCGCACTCGGCGGTATCGCAGGGGTGGGACAGTTGCAGTTGCTGCAACCGTTCTTCGGTCTCGTGCTGGCGGCCGGGCTGCTGCACGAGCCGGTGCCGCCGGCGATGATCGCGGTTACGGTCGCTGTCGTCGCCTGCGTGGCGGGAGCCAGGCGATTTGCGCGGCGGGAGCCTGTGCGGAGCTGA
- a CDS encoding aminotransferase-like domain-containing protein, which yields MNRSGQDTPVATGVTSGTRVDTVMDTLRERIANRSLMPGARVPSLRSMTGTLDVSKSTVVEAYDRLVAEGVLVARRGSGFFVSGHAPPLALADLGPRLDRDVDPLWLTRQSLEADTRALKPGCGWLPASWLPEDGVRRALRAIARDQTAQLADYATPAGLPALRQQLAWRLGQHGTAVLPEQIVLTDSGTQALDLVCRFLLEPGDTVLIDDPCYFNFQALLRAHRVRVIGVPYTPVGPDLAAFEQALVAHRPRLYVTNSALHNPTGATLAPAVAHRLLKLAYEHDLLIVEDEIFADLEDEPAPRLASFDGLARVVSIGSFSKTLSAAVRCGYIAARSEWIEPLIDLKLATSFGNSQLATGVVHRLLVDGTYRRHLENLRVHLADAMGETVRRLTSAGLALWTRPRAGLFVWASLPDGLDAADIARYALTENIVFAPGNVFSVSHGATSFLRFNVSQCNRPKVYEALQRAMEHASITAPATASPRSGTSARTQ from the coding sequence ATGAACCGATCCGGCCAGGACACTCCAGTTGCTACGGGGGTTACCTCGGGCACGCGCGTCGACACCGTCATGGACACATTGCGCGAGCGGATCGCCAACCGTTCGCTGATGCCGGGCGCGCGCGTACCGTCGCTGCGCAGCATGACGGGTACGCTCGATGTATCGAAATCGACCGTGGTCGAAGCGTATGACCGGCTCGTGGCCGAAGGCGTGCTCGTGGCGCGTCGCGGGTCGGGCTTCTTCGTCTCGGGTCATGCGCCGCCGCTCGCGCTTGCCGATCTCGGACCGCGTCTGGACCGCGACGTCGATCCGTTGTGGCTCACGCGGCAGTCGCTCGAAGCCGATACGCGTGCGCTGAAGCCGGGCTGCGGCTGGCTGCCGGCATCGTGGCTGCCCGAGGACGGCGTGCGGCGCGCGTTACGTGCCATCGCGCGCGACCAGACCGCGCAACTCGCCGACTACGCAACGCCGGCCGGCTTGCCGGCATTGCGCCAGCAACTCGCATGGCGGCTCGGGCAGCATGGCACCGCCGTGCTGCCCGAGCAGATCGTGCTGACGGACAGCGGTACCCAGGCGCTCGATCTCGTGTGCCGTTTCCTGCTCGAACCGGGCGACACGGTGTTGATCGACGACCCATGCTACTTCAATTTCCAGGCGCTGCTGCGCGCGCATCGGGTGCGGGTGATCGGCGTGCCATACACGCCGGTCGGCCCCGATCTCGCCGCATTCGAGCAGGCGCTCGTCGCGCATCGGCCGCGGCTCTACGTGACCAATTCCGCGCTCCACAATCCGACCGGCGCGACGCTGGCACCGGCGGTAGCGCATCGCTTGCTGAAGCTCGCCTACGAACACGATCTGCTGATCGTCGAGGACGAAATTTTCGCGGATCTCGAGGACGAACCGGCGCCGCGACTCGCGTCGTTCGACGGGCTGGCGCGTGTCGTATCGATAGGCAGTTTTTCGAAGACGCTGTCCGCCGCCGTGCGTTGCGGCTACATCGCTGCGCGCAGCGAATGGATCGAACCGCTCATCGATCTGAAGCTCGCGACGTCGTTCGGCAACAGCCAACTCGCGACCGGCGTCGTGCATCGGTTGCTGGTGGATGGGACATACAGGCGGCACCTCGAAAACCTGCGCGTGCATCTCGCCGATGCGATGGGCGAGACGGTGCGGCGTCTCACTTCGGCGGGTCTCGCGCTATGGACCCGACCGCGCGCCGGTCTCTTCGTCTGGGCAAGCCTGCCGGACGGGCTCGATGCCGCCGATATCGCGCGTTACGCGCTCACGGAGAACATTGTGTTCGCGCCGGGCAACGTGTTCAGTGTGTCGCATGGCGCGACGAGCTTCCTGCGTTTCAACGTGTCGCAATGCAACCGGCCGAAAGTCTACGAAGCGTTGCAGCGTGCGATGGAACATGCGTCCATCACCGCGCCCGCAACGGCTTCTCCTCGATCAGGCACGTCAGCACGAACGCAATGA
- a CDS encoding SDR family NAD(P)-dependent oxidoreductase, translated as MKNFTDRVAAITGAGSGMGRSLAIALAREGCHLSLADRNATSLAETAQLAQAAAPQVVGAPLRITTRALDVSDRAAMFDWAAETVAQHHRVNLVFNNAGVALSSTIEGMEYSDLEWIVGVNFWGVVHGTKAFLPHLKASGAGHIVNTSSLFGIFAQPGMSGYNATKFAVRGFTESLRQELDLMNCGVSATSVHPGGIQTGIAQSGRISKNMIGFMIESEQQGKDDFEKFFITTADEAARVILDGVRKNKRRVLIGRDAKAGDWLARILPSAYQVLVVMQTRRMARIAHKRALARDAAATSRRA; from the coding sequence ATGAAGAATTTCACCGACAGAGTGGCCGCGATTACCGGTGCGGGCTCAGGCATGGGCCGCTCGCTCGCGATCGCCCTCGCCCGCGAAGGTTGCCACCTCTCGCTGGCGGACCGCAACGCGACGAGCCTCGCGGAAACGGCGCAACTCGCGCAGGCCGCCGCACCGCAGGTGGTCGGCGCGCCGCTGCGCATCACGACCCGCGCGCTCGACGTCTCCGATCGCGCCGCGATGTTCGACTGGGCCGCCGAAACGGTTGCGCAACACCATCGCGTGAATCTCGTGTTCAACAATGCGGGCGTCGCGCTGTCGAGCACGATCGAAGGCATGGAATACAGCGATCTCGAGTGGATTGTCGGCGTCAATTTCTGGGGCGTCGTGCATGGCACGAAAGCGTTCCTGCCGCATCTGAAGGCGTCGGGCGCGGGGCACATCGTCAATACGTCGAGCCTGTTCGGCATCTTCGCGCAGCCCGGCATGAGCGGTTACAACGCGACCAAATTCGCGGTGCGCGGCTTCACCGAATCGCTGCGTCAGGAACTCGATCTGATGAACTGCGGCGTCTCCGCGACCTCCGTGCATCCGGGCGGCATCCAGACCGGAATCGCGCAGTCGGGCCGCATCTCGAAGAACATGATCGGTTTCATGATCGAGAGCGAGCAGCAGGGCAAGGACGATTTCGAGAAGTTTTTCATCACGACCGCGGACGAAGCGGCCCGCGTGATCCTCGATGGCGTACGCAAGAACAAGCGCCGCGTGCTGATTGGTCGCGATGCGAAAGCCGGCGACTGGCTTGCACGCATCCTGCCCTCCGCATACCAGGTGCTGGTCGTGATGCAGACGCGCCGCATGGCGCGCATCGCGCACAAACGCGCCCTCGCACGCGATGCGGCGGCGACAAGCCGGCGCGCATGA
- a CDS encoding sulfonate ABC transporter substrate-binding protein, with amino-acid sequence MKSQPARNRRRLALAAVALALSFGATGASFAQNTNRAGGDRVLRVGYQKAGLLAVLKAQGTLETKLKPLGYSVKWFEFPAGPQLLEALNANSIDFGYTGAPPPVFAQAGGVGFVYVGAEPGSKLSEALIVKADSPLRKLADLKGKRVALQKGSSANYLLLELLRQAGLGYDDIRPVYLAPADARAAFEKGDVDAWAIWDPYYAAAQQALKARTLADYTALPPAGLTYNFYEATRDFAQQHPDVVSEVLVQLRASGLWVNQHPAETAALIAPKVGLDAALVEKWIRRVPYGATAVTDDIARAQQHVADAFYGAKLIPQKIAVKDNVWQNSSANARLAAQ; translated from the coding sequence ATGAAATCTCAACCGGCGAGAAACCGGCGCAGACTCGCGCTCGCTGCCGTTGCGCTCGCGCTGTCGTTTGGCGCAACCGGCGCGTCATTCGCACAGAACACAAATCGCGCCGGCGGCGATCGCGTGCTGCGCGTCGGTTATCAGAAAGCCGGCCTGCTCGCGGTTCTGAAAGCACAAGGCACGCTTGAAACGAAGCTCAAACCGCTCGGCTACAGCGTTAAATGGTTCGAATTTCCCGCGGGCCCGCAACTGCTCGAAGCGCTGAACGCGAACAGTATCGACTTCGGCTATACCGGCGCACCGCCGCCGGTGTTTGCCCAGGCGGGCGGCGTCGGCTTCGTGTACGTCGGCGCCGAGCCGGGTAGCAAGCTCAGCGAAGCGCTGATCGTCAAGGCCGATTCGCCGCTGCGCAAACTGGCCGATCTGAAGGGCAAGCGCGTCGCCTTGCAGAAGGGTTCGAGCGCCAACTATCTGCTGCTCGAGCTATTACGCCAGGCGGGGCTCGGCTACGACGATATCCGTCCGGTGTATCTGGCGCCCGCCGATGCACGCGCCGCCTTCGAAAAGGGCGACGTCGATGCATGGGCTATCTGGGACCCGTACTACGCGGCCGCACAGCAGGCACTGAAGGCGCGCACGCTTGCCGACTACACGGCGCTCCCGCCCGCGGGCCTCACGTACAACTTCTACGAAGCCACCCGCGACTTCGCGCAACAGCATCCCGATGTGGTCAGCGAGGTGCTCGTGCAACTGCGCGCGAGCGGCCTGTGGGTCAACCAGCATCCCGCGGAAACGGCCGCGCTGATCGCGCCGAAGGTCGGGCTCGATGCCGCGCTGGTGGAGAAATGGATACGCCGCGTGCCGTACGGCGCGACGGCCGTCACCGACGACATCGCGCGGGCGCAACAGCACGTCGCCGATGCGTTTTACGGCGCGAAGCTGATTCCGCAGAAAATCGCCGTGAAGGACAACGTCTGGCAAAACAGCAGCGCCAACGCGCGGCTTGCCGCCCAGTAA
- a CDS encoding LysR family transcriptional regulator: MQWDDIRYFLAAARGGSLSGAARTLGVQHSTVARRIDAMEQMLGVRLFDRLPRGWPLTTEGQLLVDHAVRIEEEAHAFERASRGAVSLQGTVRLSVPPGFGSHFLVPRLAVWRRAWPRIQLDIVGEARAANLFRREADLAVRLGRPPEPGLAARKLGTMRFSLRATAHWRSRAPSEWEFIGYNEALADAPQQQWLVQFAGARPFALIANDLTSIYQACRAGAGVALLPGFIANGDDALTVLNTDVVCDVEREIWLAVHPDVRRSPRVQAVAEAIAQAVHDAGDSL, translated from the coding sequence CTGCAATGGGACGACATCCGCTATTTTCTGGCGGCGGCACGTGGCGGCAGCCTCTCCGGGGCCGCGCGCACGCTGGGCGTCCAGCATTCGACAGTCGCGCGCCGCATCGACGCGATGGAGCAGATGCTCGGCGTGCGTCTGTTCGACCGGCTGCCGCGCGGCTGGCCATTAACAACCGAAGGCCAGTTGCTGGTCGATCACGCGGTGCGCATCGAAGAAGAAGCGCATGCGTTCGAACGCGCATCGCGCGGCGCGGTGTCGCTGCAGGGCACGGTGCGGTTGTCGGTGCCGCCCGGGTTCGGCAGCCATTTTCTGGTGCCCCGGCTCGCGGTATGGCGGCGTGCATGGCCTCGCATCCAGCTCGATATCGTCGGCGAAGCGCGGGCTGCGAACCTGTTTCGCCGCGAAGCGGATCTTGCGGTGCGGCTCGGCCGCCCACCGGAACCCGGGCTCGCCGCGCGCAAGCTCGGCACGATGCGGTTCTCACTGCGTGCTACCGCGCACTGGCGTAGCCGGGCGCCCAGCGAATGGGAATTCATCGGCTACAACGAAGCGCTCGCAGATGCGCCGCAGCAGCAGTGGCTCGTGCAGTTCGCGGGAGCCCGGCCGTTCGCGCTGATCGCGAACGACCTCACGTCGATCTACCAGGCGTGCCGCGCCGGTGCCGGCGTGGCCTTGTTACCGGGCTTTATCGCGAACGGCGATGATGCGTTGACCGTTCTCAATACCGACGTCGTATGCGATGTGGAACGCGAGATCTGGCTCGCCGTTCATCCTGACGTGCGACGCTCACCGCGCGTCCAGGCCGTCGCCGAAGCGATCGCGCAGGCAGTACACGATGCCGGTGACAGCCTGTGA
- a CDS encoding GNAT family N-acetyltransferase, whose amino-acid sequence MLTLPTDTTQLRDATDSDLPAIQAIYAHHVLTGVASFEEIPPSVDDLRARRAAVLERGLPYMVAEIDGKVAGYCYATPYRPRAAYRHTIEDSIYIDDAFRGRGLGRVLLQALIERCEAGPWRQMIAVIADGGRGGSLSLHASLGFELIGTIKGAGFKHGRWLDTTLMQRPLGKGSDVMPDDLRP is encoded by the coding sequence ATGCTCACCCTCCCCACCGACACAACCCAACTACGCGACGCCACCGACTCCGACCTGCCCGCCATCCAGGCCATCTACGCGCATCACGTGTTGACAGGCGTCGCCTCGTTCGAGGAAATACCTCCTTCCGTCGACGATCTACGGGCGCGCCGCGCCGCCGTGCTGGAGCGCGGCCTGCCGTACATGGTGGCGGAGATCGACGGCAAGGTCGCGGGCTATTGCTACGCAACGCCATACCGCCCGCGCGCGGCCTATCGCCACACGATCGAAGACTCGATCTACATCGATGACGCCTTTCGCGGTCGCGGCCTCGGCCGCGTGTTGCTACAGGCACTGATCGAGCGCTGCGAAGCCGGCCCCTGGCGGCAGATGATCGCGGTCATCGCGGACGGCGGCCGCGGCGGCTCCCTGTCGCTGCACGCAAGCCTCGGCTTCGAACTGATCGGCACGATCAAGGGTGCCGGCTTCAAGCACGGCCGCTGGCTCGACACCACGCTGATGCAGCGCCCGCTCGGCAAAGGCAGCGACGTCATGCCTGACGACCTGCGTCCGTGA